AAACCATACCTCAAGGTGGCAGCGGAGGACGACATGGCCGGATGAGCCCTCTCCGCCCTCCATGATCTAACTGGGGCTAGCCAGGCCAATTCATGCTCAAGAGTTTGTGAAAATCAGCAATAATTTATTATAGTTTGATTCTCTCATTAAGTGATATAATGAAGGAAAGGAGTAAAAATGGGTCTATAGCCCAATTAGGAAATTATTGTTAGGAGTAGAATTTACTATGAATAGAGTAATAGTGACAAAATCAAATAACCATGAATTGAGTAATTTGTATCTTCTTTCCTATTCTCTCCCTCTTAATTCTCCTTAATTTCTCTCTAATTGAATAATTCTTCCCTTATACAATTTCATCCTCCTTACATTGGTGGAATTTTAAAGAGAGAAGATACAAATTACTCAATtcataattatttgattttcgatCAAACCAAGTTGGGTAGTTGATAATAATTTCTTAATATGTGAATGTTTGTCAAACATGCTCTAAAGTTCCAATTCGATTAAGCTGAATCAGCAGGTACTTGCAGTTAAATTCTATGAAGAGAAACCTTAGGCCTTAACCAAACATGTAAGGGGATAACTGCAAAACCAGCACAAACAGTAATAATGTGTGTGCCCAAAAAAATCTATTTGTGCACATTCAGATTAGGCAATCCAATGATATAATTGTCATGATACAATACAAATAGAACAAATTTTACCAAAGTAAATCATCACTTTTTGTATTATGTACCGGTTTGTTGTGAGGGAATTTGTGGCAGCTAAACATGTGATGTTCTAACTGCTAAGTGATATTCACAAATTCCCAATATTAATTTTTGCACTTTTAGATTAGGTCTCCAATGATATAGTGACAATGGAGCCTCGTAGGAGTGCATAGTTTACatacaaaaaaatcatgaaatcaaATCAGATTGCTAAAAAATTGGTGCTTCTTATGTATGGGTGATACTGGCAGGATCAAACATATTGGAGTCAGATCTGCAAAGCGGTgcccaaatattttttattgcacATTGGAAATTAGGCAACTGATAATTTTCAAGCCATCACAGAGCCTCGGTAAAAGTGCACTCCAGAATCTATATTATCAAGGATTGAAAACTCAAATTAAACTATTGGAAACAATCAAAACCCACCATTCAAAAACTCGTATGAAATAGAAATCCCAATTGTGAAGAgaacataatcaaatgaagtagAATCCTAAAGCTGCTTAATTTCAGCAACACACGAAGTGGAATGTTCAAAAGCGAGACTCTTTTCAAGTTAGATCTGAGCTGCGATGTACTTGTGAGCTTGTGATGAAGGGTGAAACGTTTAGGGTTTGGAACAGGGTCCTTTTATATGAGTCAGAGTTCAGAAATTAGGGCGtcacactgagaaactcaaaacGCAGCGTATTTGTGAGATAAAGATTAACGGTAAAGATGTTTTGGCGGAATCAAATGTTTATTTTAcccaaaaatgaataaaaatatacttgAAAGTTCACCCGCTCGACACAATTATACTTGaatcatatattatttatttatttcaacaaTTATACTTGAATcacatattatttatttatttcaacggACACATTCGTCCTTTCGACCATAGCGTGTGACTTTGTTAGTTTAAATGCACATGTGAGAAGCTTTGGTCCATGCTGGCAATGTCACTTAAATAatttaagggtaaagtatattttttgtctttaaaattttacagttgtttcaaaaatacccctaaattttattttgtttcgactttgtcccaaaagttttcgaatTGTATCAAATATATCCCTAAcggctaatttttaaaaaaaatttaaggccAATTCAACAAccatttcataagaacaaccctcaacacaagtaaatcaagcataatttcatgcattatttttagattggtcttaaattttttgaaaatttagccgttaggggtatatttgatgcaaatcgaaaatttttgggacaaaattgaaacaaaataaaatttaggggtattttttaaatttttgtcaaacttcagggataaaaaatatactttacccataatttaattgaataaactactatttgtacccataaaTTTTGCGAACGCTGATTAAAAGTACCCATCAAACAAAGAAACTAACGTCGTAGCCATGAAAGATGGGTTATGTGTGACAAAAATATCATAGTTCtaatttcttttactttttaataaaatttctaaattatCCCCACCTTTTATcttcttcctcaaattccaaactTTCACAACtctcaccaccaccaacaccttcTCTTATCATCACTGCCTCCCCTATCCCTCTCCACTGCCACCACctaccatcaccatcaccatcaccagtACTACCATCATCTCTTTTTTTATAGGATCAAACAAGCACCCAGAATCGAATCTCAGAACATCAAAAACCTCAAAGATTCTCACAAGTAAGGAACCAAAACAAAGACGCAATCATGAGAGACAACAAATTGTTGTACAAAACAAAATTTCAAGTGTTCAACCCTAGATTCATGACTATGTGCTTGATGTAAATCATCTCAGTGGTGATTGTGACTAGATAAGTAAAAGCTAAAGAATAAGTAGATAAAAGTAGAATAAGTGGCGACATATCCCGACACCGACGAGGATATGGAGAAAAATGAGTTTGGGGATAAGGCTAGTGGCGGAAGACGGTGTCCACAAGGGCGACAAGGAGAGGAATGAGAGATCGGAAGATGATGAAGGTGTCGACATTGGCGTGGGGGAGGAAGTTGGTCTTGGTGAAGATGGCGAGGACGAAGATGAGTGTGGCCGGAAAAAAGCATTTGGCGATGTCGATAGTGAAGAGGTCGTGGCAGAGGATCCCTAATCTACTAAGAAGGTTGACTCCAAGAGCATAAGTGAGGTACTAGAGTGCGATTAAGAGGCCGGGGTAGTTGAATTGAGTGATGGCGTACTTGTTGATGATGGCAAAGAGACTGGAGCAGAGTGCGTATCGCAAGAAAAGGAGATTCTGTAGAGAGGGGGATGGGAGGCAGTAGTAATAAAAAAGGTGTTGATGGTAGTGAAAGTTGCGAAAGTTGTGAAAGTttggaatttgaaaaagaagataaaggATGGGGataatttgagaattttattaaaaaataacaaaaaattagggtttggatatttttgtcgcatagaacccatctttcatgggtacaatgTTAGTTTCTGTGTTTGATGAGTATTTTTTTCAGCATTCACAAAGTTCATGGGTATAAATGTTAGTATTctaattctattttatatttaaattattaaaaaaattaaattaaaaatcctccaactcttttatttttagttgagaCTACAGGGTTAGATTTGAGTCTTGAAACTGTAACTGTATGATTTAGATTTTATTGTTGGGATGCATTAATTTGAGGGTTCTCTTGTGGTGGTGGTGCTTGTGTAGGTTGGAGTGGGTTTTGACCTCCAATTGCAATAGCAGCTTCTTCTGTTTTCATAGCTGCTACCTCATTAGCTATATCATCAAGTTTCCTTTGACAACTCCTACTATTATGACCACTCaacaatattttaatatatgttgatgtaaatatataaatattagaagTATTTTCAACATgaagacacaaaaaaaaaatacattcatACCTCATTACAGTACTTGCAAAATATTGCTCCATATGTTCTTTTAAGTTTGTGTGGGTTGGGGTTCGGTCTTGCTTTATTTAtgtcttttcttatcttttttgttgatctgcCAATAGGTTTCTTGAAATGGAAACGCAGTAGGAGAAATTCTTCGGCcttattccaaaaatttttacttGGTACAGGATTGATATTATGTTCATATGTTGTGTTATATGATGTTATTCCAAGTTAGTTATGGATATGATCTTCCGGCTTACGATCTCTCAGAGCAAGTGCTGCACAAACATGCCTGCAACGCAAGCTTGTGAGCTGCCAAAACCTATAGGTGCACTTTTGATTTTCTAAGTCCACAGTAACCTTGGTTGAATGGTTCTCAACCTCATATATTTTTCCATTGTCATCACCTGCCCATTGAGAGTCCATTTgttacttttctccttttctcTCTCAAGCATACTAAGCTTTATTGGTGCAATAGTACCAATACCACTAAGATACTTTTTGTTTCTTGTCATAACCGTCATTATATGTACTCGGGAGTGGATCCTCTCaagtgaaaaaaaattggatCGTGTGCAGTGTTTAATCTAATCattcatcactctctctcttatttatttctggtcccacttatagaatcaaaggtgagagatcacactgtaTTTtgtcaagtgttaaaaaaattgGAGAGGATCCATTTTCATATGTACTCTGATCTCTTTCAACATTATGATAATTGGCTTGTCTTTGTACATCAAAATCTTTTCATTAAATGTCTCACAACTATTGTTAGTCACACTGTCTACCTTTGGCCACTTACTAAAATGTGTCTTTGTCCAAGTCTTTAGGTTAAGTCTATCCAAGTATTTTCAGGCAGCATTGTTGATTCGCTTTAACCTCATCATTGCAGTATCAAACTCACGAATAGTTGTGGCTTTACAACACTTCCAAATTATCCTTTTTAATTGTTTATCCTTCCACCTTTTAGTGAAGTTACCCAAAATATGCATTGCACAATAGTTATGATGGACTTGGGACAttacctccttcatggctagtATAAGATCTTACAAAGTcacaaataacaataattaacaacaaAAGTTTCCCAAATCAAGAAAAAAGACAATGCATAatcaaagaaaagtgagtaattaTCTTCTGTTACTCACTCATGAAGTTTCAACCATGCATCCTATAGTTTTCCAAATCACGATACAGGAGTTCTAAAAATCATCTCCAATTATCTCTTGTCTCTGAGTCAATAATTGCATATGCAATGGGAAAGATTTGATTATTAGCATCTTACCCCACCATTGTAAGCAACTATCCACCATAATATCCTTTTAGGAATGTTCCATCCAGTCTAATAAATAGTCTACAACTTTGTATGAATCCTTGTTTGCaagcataaaaatatatataaagtcTCTTGAAAAGCAAGAGAGAATCAGGCATAAGGGTTGTGTCTATGTCAGTCGTTGCTCCTGGATTAACTGTCAATAGCGCAAGAATATAATCTTTCAACTCAGCATACTACTTCCTCTCCGAGCCCTCAATATTTTCCTTGCCTTCTTCATTGCTCTCTATATCTTCTTGTAGTTAACGGTGACATTAAACTCTCTCTTAAACCATGCCTCACTttcagaaattttaaattttcctaACTTCTTTTCTAATTGTTCAATAACTCACTTTCTATCAGCTGATTTGTTAGTGTGACCTCTTACACAAACATGTTAGTTCACAAaaaattttacttgaaagctcTTTGGTTCATTAGACCTTGAATAATAGATAGTCCAAGAACAATTAACATCACGACAAATTGCCTCGCACTTCTTAGGCTCCACTCGGCTAAACATGATACTCCTTCCAATTTGTATATTGAACTTCCTAACTTCTCTTTTAAATTAGTCCATAGTATCAAATTCCATCTCAAGCTCTAAATATATTGATCCAAAAGCATCATTTGAATTTTCTTGAGGCCAAACAGTGCGCTCTGTCTCATAGTCACTCTCATAATCTGAGGAATAAGGGTTGTGCAACTCCTCATATTCATATTGATGGTAATTTGGGTCAGAGTCATTATCATCACTTTCTGAAGACTTAGTCCTTGGACGAGGGACATATACCTTAAGAGTTTCACCCTTGCCTCCTTACACAAAGGTTTGTCCACTCGGAGCTGGCCTCTTATAAgaagttcttttgttcttttgctTGTCTCTTAATTCTTGAGTAGGGACCTTATTTTGTGTAACTTAGGATTGAGGTTGAGCACTAGATTCATATTGAGGTAGTGATTCAGTTTGTGTGGTAGTGGATTTGGGCTCCTAGTAGTGGATCAACTTGTGTGGGTTGGGTTTAGGCCACAAGTGATGGATTAGCTTGTATGAGTTGAGCTTCGGCTACAGATGGATTTGGTTTGGACTGGAATTAGGCTTTAGTGGCTAGATCAGGTTGTGTATAGGTTTGGGTTTTAGGTTGgcctattttaatttttgattattttttttagtggGATCTTCTTGTTGAAGTTAAAGATTGTGCAACAGATGTCTGAAATGAATTGTGGCCTATTATGATTGTGAGTTTTCTTAGTCTTAGAACATGATTTTTAGTTGGTGTTAGAGTCCTTTGCTCTCTTTTTCATTCTTCCATTGAGTGATTTGTTTAAGGTCTTTGAATTCGTATTGGATGGTTTGGTTTCAGAGGTATGCACCTCTTCTGCATCTATATTAACCACCTCAATCTTAGTTGGATTGTCCACATACAGTATGCTCTCGATATATATGTACCACTCTATCATTATTCCTAATTGTATCCTCATACATGTTCATCACATTCCTATCAAGCCTAATTAACTTAAGAGCAATACCACCCTCTGCATCAGGTTTCTCCCAGTAAAAATTCTTTCAATGCATATATCCCAAGTCCTTGAATAACCCctccatgaaaaaaaaaagttcagtGTATTGACATTAATTCTGGGTATTAAAAATACTTCACCTCCATTGTATACGAAAACCCCTTTGAATTTCTCTCCAACCTTTTTTTTAGGTGATATACAAACGTGATGTGACTTGACATCtacgaaaaaaataaaactctCATAATCATTACTAAATCTAGAAAAACCTAATATTTATAACAATCACTAAgtagtaattaaacaaaaatCTAAGAGCATTTTTAATTATAATCGGCATAGTTGGAACTAGAAAAATTAgtatcttttgatcctttctcCCTTGATATCTCGAGTGCGTGATCGTCGATATTGTGGTATAGGTTGCCTTCTTTGAGTAAACTAGCAAAGAACTCCTCCAACGTTCAATCGAGCGATGTCTTCACCGCAATGATATTGCCTCTCTGTTAGGACTTTCTAACTCTCTTAAAGTGCAAAGTCTTTTACGTTGAATAATAAACTGTTGAGCCTAGTTTGATTTTGGATTAATTTATGATGACAAACATTCAATTGGGTTGAAAGCCCAATATTGTTTAATGTGTGTTTTATTGTGGCAGGCCCATTAATTCTCTCACAACCAAACAATGTTACTTGTTCATTCTTTTGGTGTTTCAAGTAAATGCACAAGCCCAATACCTCATCTTTGTTTCACCGTTCAGCAAGAATGAAAGACTATGCATTTGGCAAAAGAAAAAGGGCAGCTGTCTACATCATGAGCAAAACAGGACAGCtggaaaacaaagaaagcaacaACACATCAAGGACAGGTGTGGCTCGGTAAAAGCAAGAAAGGACACTAGGACAACCACTAACCCAAGGACATCAGCTGAGCAATACTAGGATCGTGGTTGAGCAAAACACCAACGAGCAAAGAGCACAGAGCAGCAGCAGCAAGAAAATGGAGCAGAATACAAAAGAAGAGCATGCcaagaaagaaagcaagaaaaaagACCACAGAGGTAGTGGACGAGCTCCTCCAGCAGCAGGGATAGTGGAGCATGGTGAAGAAGGACAGCTTGCTAACTGTGCCAGCTCCAACGGGCAGCAAGGACAAGCAAAAGGATGAAGCTACAATGAAGCAAAGTTGAAGATATATAATAGGCTTCACTCCACCATTTgaaggcaagaaagagataaTACACACTTAGAGCACCATCTCTAACACAGAGCTGgaatctctttcttctactcaagcttaattctGATCTTTGTGTTATGGCTATCTTGCGTTATTTTCTGTTTTGAGAAAAGGCAATTATGTGAGGTTCAAAAGGCaagagagaaaaggcaagagtgatACAAAATAGCCACTAATTTCTGATATATTTTGGGTTTATGAACTAGGATTAATTCCCCTtaccaagttgggttagcacttggagAAATTGAATCTGGTTGATTCCCCTTCCTAGTTGGGTCAGTACTATGGGAAGCTAAGCTTTTGGTGATGAAAGCTTAGGgggtagatactagttgaattagggagtaattcaatagtattggtgtatgtaatctgtGAATGATTAGTAAAAATTTCACCatggtttgtggtggagactgaaCGTAGGATTCATTGCACAAAGaatccgaaccaggatatatgctggtcttcatcttctcttcccTACTCTTTACTGTTCTGCGTATGAGACTATTTCAAATAATCTCCTACAAATCGTGCTACAACAAAAATAGAGTTTGAAGCTTTAAGTTTTAAGCTAACTTGATTCAATCTCCTTCTCAAGTTCAACTAGATCCATCATAAACaaacttaattatttatatttcaattctttttattttttaatttaatttttttaataatttaaatataaaattaaattatttaatctgATTTAGCACCAAGAAAACACATCACTCACAGTGATGTTGCCAGTATGGACTAAAGTCCCACATGTGCACTTTAACTAACGAAACCACACGATGATCGGAAGGATGAATGTATATGTCGGAGTAAATAAATAGTGTGTACGCTTGACCAATTAAATGATTCAAATGTAATTATGTTCAGCGTGTAAACTTTAATTTTAGGTGTATTTTTGTcccttcttcttattttattgagttaattacCAATCCAGTATCGAAAGATTCATATGCTAACAAATAggacataaaaaatattatcgacaaaataatttttagatgATATCAAAATGCGATAAAAATAaccaatatattatatattttttattaatgacaAAGACTTTTTTAGTTTGCAAATAATTTATCTTTTCATTCGAAATTTTgtgataatatttaaataaatatttagaagatgcacacaaaaatacaaaacaaaatttaatttttagattttttatcttttaaaataatataatcattcacaattaaatatttttttaaaaaatttactttacgtcaaattactaaaatttaagaatgaaaattttttacttttttaataatatctgtaaaaaattatatcaaaatttaatttttaaaattttttaaaatatatatttaatatttaattttttttgttgtatttttaaattttttaaaaatttatttattgttaagatcttttgcaattatttttgtgagtGATATAAATTTTCGAATGCTATTTTAGTTGTTTATTCTATCTTATTAAACGAGTGCATACGTATTATTGTTATCTTCATTAATCAGATATTAGCACTTAGCCATTTAGGTTAAGACTTAAGAGTATCACTTAGCTGACGGGTGTTCCATCCTTTTCAACCAAATGCtctctttgaaaaataaaaaatataaaattctcaaCAAAATTTCAGTTTTCTGATGGTTGGCGTCAATTGAATTTTGAGTCAGGTTggattagtaatttttttttatagttttggtaagtaaaattattttatttttaatttgattaataaaaaaggttataaaagtttttataataaagagtaaaattgaataaaaaactaatgtttataactaaattttaaaaaaattatatctaaataatgtgtttatttttaaatattttttattataaaagtataatttttattttccattaaAAAATACTCTTCGTCATAATAATATTCTTATGTGATTatgtttttagttttaaaaaaataaaaatacttttaaaacatataaaacaataccttttaaaattaacttgtatttttaaaattaagttaataaaattgtatatattaataaatacttacatttatttttattatttattctatttatatttattattttattagatttaattaacttttattttaaaaatatatttaaaaagtataataataaaatttttaaatatttttaatatattaaaaatataaaaaattaatttttgtaaaatattttttatgatatgatTAACCTATATTTTTAggatataaattaataaaatcgtACTTTATTTGGGAGAGAGCCCAAAATCAAGATGAATTATCCCTAAACAATGGCCAATCAAAATGCAACagctatatttatttatttaataattaatatacttGTTCAAAGGCAATAGTAGTATTCTGATTTTTGAGTCAGAATCCAAGTGTGTGATTCACTATGACAAGTTGGAGTAGAAGTGGCTAATAGCGACAAACTTCCGATCCATTCCAACAACCACCCCTAAATCCTTCTATAATAAGctttactttcttccaattcagacAACCTTACCAAAATTTTCATCCTTCTCCCCAAAAAACAAAGATCCAAAaacaacaagaaaaagaaaaaaagaaaaaaaagaaaagatggcAGCTCCAACTTCTCACAAGCTTTTTTCTGCCCTTAACTGCCGCTCCAATCCCGACTTCTCCGCACCTCCGCCTTCCTTCAACCGCCGCCTCAACTCTGCCGCATTTTACGGTCCCTCCGCCATCATCCTCCGCTTCCCTCCAAACTTCCATCGCCAGCTCAGCACCAAGGCTCGCCGCAACTGCAGCAACATCGGCCTCGCTCAGATCGTCGCCGCATCTTGGTCAAATGCACCAGCTGCCGACTCCTCCGGCGGCAGCGCTCCAGCGGCATCTGCCGTTGACGCTGCCGCCACCTCGGCGGCGATCTCAGCTGAGATCGCCGCCGACGATAACGTTTCCGCCGGTGCTGGCGGAAACGGAGCTGTGCCTGTACAGTTCAGTGGTTCGGTTGATAGTTCTAGTTATTCTTTTTTGAAATCCGATGGAAGCATGGCGATTCATGCCGGTACGTGAACATTTTTCTCTTTCacttttttgtataattattcaGTTTTCATTTTGTAATATTAATCGTTTgtgattattatatatgattttcAATCAAGCTTGCTTCTATAATGATGTCtgataatattttgtaacttGTTTACATAATCTATAAGATGCTTTGATGTTGTTCTTAATGTAATTACTTGGTGATGCATTGGGCTTTATGCAGCTGAAAGATTAGGTAGGGGTATTGTAACTGATGCAATTACCACCCCTGTGGTGAACACTTCTGCTTACTTCTTTAAGAAAACCGCTGATCTCATTGATTTCAAGGTACTATACTTCCAATTGTTCAAAGCTTCATTCTACTTCATGAAGTTTTCATGTTGAAAGAATGTAATagaaaattttcaattattaGGGTTGATAAATTTGTCATCTGTTTTTGTTGCAGGAGAAACGCCAATTTAGTTTTGAATATGGGCGATATGGAAATCCGACAACAATAGTTTTAGAGGAGAAGTTAAGGTTTGTGTGTTTGATTCGATCATGATCTTGCAGTGCTTTTACATGTTAATGTGTTATTATTGACATTTAATGAGGTATATTATCTTTATAAACCAGTGCACTGGAGGGGGCCGAATCAACTTTGATAATGGCGTCTGGGATGTGTGCAAGCACAGTTTTGTTGATGGCACTAGTTCCAGCTGGGGGACATCTTGTGACCACCACAGATTGTTACAGGAAGACTAGAATATTCATTGAGACCGTGCTTCCAAAGATGGGAATCAAGGTACATGATCACACTTATTTGGAGATCTGAATGTATTTTGTTTTGCTATTTTATGTCGCTGTGATTGTTAAGGTTGCTTAAGTTGTTTGCACTGGGAGCACATGCCTTTTTTGCTTTCATAATTATTCTCAGATTTGTAAATATGTTATTTATTGTTCtaataaattttcaatttgatGAGCAGGCATCTGTTATAGATCCAGCAGATGTTACAGCCTTGGAATCTGCATTGGAGGAGAACAATGTTAGTGTTGGAGAGAATAGTTGGTCTCCTTCTGTGGATTTTCTATCTTAGATTTGGAATTATTTGATGTTCTAGACTTCACATTGTATTGTGCATTTGTGCAGGTGTCTCTATTCTTTACTGAGTCTCCTACCAATCCTTTCCTCAGATGCGTTGATATTAAGCTGGTTTCTGAGATTTGTCACAGAAAAGGGGCTTTGGTCTGCATTGATGGTACATTTGCAACGCCTTTGAACCAGAAGGCCCTTGCCCTTGGTGCTGATCTTGTTTTGCACTCTGCAACAAAGTACATTGGGGGTCATAATGATGTTAGTTATTTTGCTCTTTCAAACCTAATTTGGTGGTAGACAGCGATGCAGACATTGTACATTTTATCTATTCATTATTAAGTATCAAGGAAACTTTTCCCCTTCGTTTCAGGTCCTTGGTGGTTACATTAGTGGTCCAGATAAGTTGGTTTCACAAGTTCGTACTTTGCATCATGTTTTGGGTGGTACTCTTAATCCGGTTAGTCATCTCTTCAGTGCAGAGCCCTAGTTTGTGGTGTATGCTTGCAGTGAAGAATATGCAATTGATAACTTCCCTGACATAGTG
The sequence above is drawn from the Arachis hypogaea cultivar Tifrunner chromosome 4, arahy.Tifrunner.gnm2.J5K5, whole genome shotgun sequence genome and encodes:
- the LOC112797810 gene encoding cystathionine gamma-synthase 1, chloroplastic — translated: MAAPTSHKLFSALNCRSNPDFSAPPPSFNRRLNSAAFYGPSAIILRFPPNFHRQLSTKARRNCSNIGLAQIVAASWSNAPAADSSGGSAPAASAVDAAATSAAISAEIAADDNVSAGAGGNGAVPVQFSGSVDSSSYSFLKSDGSMAIHAAERLGRGIVTDAITTPVVNTSAYFFKKTADLIDFKEKRQFSFEYGRYGNPTTIVLEEKLSALEGAESTLIMASGMCASTVLLMALVPAGGHLVTTTDCYRKTRIFIETVLPKMGIKASVIDPADVTALESALEENNVSLFFTESPTNPFLRCVDIKLVSEICHRKGALVCIDGTFATPLNQKALALGADLVLHSATKYIGGHNDVLGGYISGPDKLVSQVRTLHHVLGGTLNPNAAYLFIRGLKTLHLRVQQQNSTALRMAKILEEHPKVKHVYYPGLPSHPEHQLAMRQMTGFGGVVSFEIDGDLITTIKFVDALKIPYIAPSFGGCESIVDQPAIMSYWDLPQLERAKYGINDNLVRFSFGVEDFEDLKADVLQALEAI